The proteins below come from a single Coleofasciculus sp. FACHB-T130 genomic window:
- a CDS encoding HAD hydrolase family protein: protein MLGRYKASGLSVALSELGLSPHNTVGVGDAENDSALLNLCECGVAVVNALPMLKEIADFVTKGDRGAGVIELIDHLLASDLSELQP, encoded by the coding sequence TTGCTTGGAAGATACAAAGCCTCTGGGTTAAGCGTGGCATTGAGCGAATTGGGATTATCGCCGCACAACACCGTAGGCGTTGGCGATGCCGAAAACGATAGCGCCTTGCTGAACCTGTGCGAGTGTGGCGTCGCCGTCGTCAACGCCCTGCCCATGCTCAAAGAGATTGCCGATTTTGTCACGAAGGGCGATCGCGGTGCTGGGGTAATCGAATTGATTGACCATCTGCTGGCTTCGGATTTATCCGAACTTCAACCCTAG
- a CDS encoding heterocyst differentiation related protein produces MSEKSTAFLAGAAFAGIAAFVLLRTGGNPSQANLPTYLPSPPQPGQPYGTMPQLPPPPPTAAGVSPDTTPYCLQQQSETQRLKDRLEQQQSETEQVKAQLRNQQMVIEALTTQAKANVYPPPVNPTQALPAVQEQQPLNPMLTGILWAVGGMVLTVISGVVLAAAFALLSQQQRPPRTVQVIHPIQPPPPTLSHRRRSEFLPPQLEGRRNDSIDYDR; encoded by the coding sequence ATGAGTGAAAAGAGTACAGCATTTCTGGCCGGGGCTGCCTTCGCCGGAATTGCAGCTTTCGTCTTGCTTAGAACTGGCGGGAATCCCAGTCAAGCCAACCTGCCGACTTACCTGCCCTCGCCACCGCAGCCAGGACAGCCCTACGGCACGATGCCGCAGCTGCCGCCTCCGCCTCCAACTGCGGCTGGTGTCTCACCGGATACGACTCCCTATTGCTTACAGCAGCAGAGCGAAACTCAAAGGCTAAAAGATCGGCTGGAACAGCAACAAAGTGAAACCGAACAGGTGAAAGCCCAGCTGCGGAATCAGCAAATGGTGATTGAGGCTCTGACTACGCAGGCAAAAGCAAATGTCTATCCTCCGCCGGTCAACCCAACCCAAGCCTTGCCTGCTGTTCAAGAGCAACAGCCGTTAAATCCCATGCTGACAGGCATCCTCTGGGCAGTAGGAGGCATGGTTCTCACTGTCATTAGTGGGGTTGTGCTGGCAGCAGCCTTTGCTTTGCTGTCGCAACAGCAGCGTCCTCCCCGGACAGTACAAGTGATTCACCCCATCCAGCCCCCTCCGCCAACCTTATCTCACAGACGGCGTTCTGAGTTTCTGCCCCCGCAGCTAGAAGGTAGGCGGAATGACTCCATCGACTACGACAGGTAG
- a CDS encoding GAF domain-containing protein, producing the protein MDANHQPIGHDYLQGEGASGELQQTIAGADVERPQLEEELRNTRAELEAYRTLYNKTPCIHFTLDSEGVVVGVNQFGAARLGYSVQELVGKTIFSTFAPDEREKLKTEFAQFLQQAIQEAFELSSGIESNALVTSWELRACCKDGSIFWVNVTASIVQRTNTDRVVLLVCDDITERKQAQERLHLLEQVLRDCCNGIVLTDSNQPDNPIIYINPSFERLTGYSAEEIIGYNCRFLQGADTAQPALDELRMAIREARECHVTLRNYRKDGTLFWNELYLSPIGSPQGNLIGFVGIQTDITERKQAEEALSKSEAKNRALISAIPDLIFRISKDSTYLDVKAARDFDTFLPAQEFLGKKLDEVLPTEVAEKAKYHVEQALSTNEIQIFEYQLPKNGYLHDYEARLVVSGEDEVLVIVRDISDRKAAEESLRQQTERERLLRAMLERIRQSLNLDEILNTTVSEVRQFLASDRVIVFRFQPDWSGVVVVESVANGWTPILGTTIHDPCFEQVYVQYQQGRTKTIEDIYTAELSQCHIDLLHRLQVRASLIVPILQGEELWGLLIAHDCSQPRQWQQLEIDLLSSLATQVAIAIQQAELYNQMQQQAQREQALNRSISAIRSSLELEVIFATATTEIGQLLHIDHVSILQYLPQRQVWLNVALYYQGSSLSSRLGMEFPDVDNLLGGQLKQLQVVSIHDTQTIEDEGNKPLAEAYPGAWLLVPIHFQGDLWGILTLSMEGRPRYWQDSEVDLVCAFAAQLAIAIGQSTLFKQVQQLNANLERQVQQRTTQLQKALGFEAVLKRITDKVRDSLDESQILQVAVRELALSFNMGSCHASLYNLEQETATICYEYATSMPSSQGQVMQMADFPEIYAPLRQGKCFQSCSISPDFVRSKVAMLACPILDDQGVLGDLWLFHRPDYTFKKLEIRLVQQVANQCAIAIRQARFYQASLAQVEELEKLNRLKDEFLSTVSHELRSPVSNMKMAAQMLEITLKREGVLDAKIPKPPTEVSKVSLYLQILQKECKRETDLINDLLDLQRLEAGTRPLDLDVIELHLWLPQIVKPFQERAQNRQQILQVDIPSQLPRLVSDSSSLERILAELLNNACKYTPPGEKIVLTAEAKSGTLQLSVKNSGAEIPQSELTRIFDKFYRVPNADPWKQGGTGLGLALVKKLTEHLGGEIWVESGSGQTGFLIELPINFAYS; encoded by the coding sequence ATGGACGCAAATCACCAGCCAATTGGGCATGACTATTTACAAGGTGAAGGTGCTTCTGGAGAGTTACAACAAACTATTGCAGGTGCAGATGTAGAACGTCCCCAACTTGAGGAAGAACTGCGGAACACGAGAGCTGAACTAGAAGCATACCGAACACTGTACAACAAGACTCCCTGTATTCACTTTACTTTGGATTCAGAAGGAGTCGTTGTTGGGGTTAATCAGTTTGGAGCGGCTCGTCTTGGTTATAGCGTCCAAGAGTTGGTTGGAAAAACAATTTTCAGCACTTTTGCTCCTGACGAGCGAGAAAAGTTAAAAACTGAGTTTGCTCAGTTTTTGCAACAAGCAATTCAAGAAGCATTTGAGTTGAGTTCAGGGATCGAGTCAAACGCTTTGGTTACTAGTTGGGAATTGCGCGCCTGTTGCAAAGACGGCAGCATTTTCTGGGTAAATGTTACCGCTAGCATTGTACAAAGAACGAATACGGATAGAGTTGTCCTCCTGGTTTGCGATGACATAACTGAGCGCAAACAAGCACAGGAACGTCTACATTTACTGGAGCAGGTTCTCCGTGATTGCTGCAATGGCATTGTCCTTACCGACTCCAATCAACCAGATAATCCAATTATTTATATCAATCCAAGTTTTGAGCGTTTAACAGGCTACTCTGCTGAGGAAATCATAGGGTACAACTGCCGCTTCTTGCAGGGCGCTGACACTGCTCAGCCAGCACTTGATGAGCTACGAATGGCGATTAGGGAAGCTAGAGAATGCCATGTCACCTTACGCAACTATCGCAAAGATGGCACCCTTTTCTGGAACGAACTCTATCTTTCCCCAATCGGGAGTCCACAAGGGAATCTAATCGGTTTTGTGGGGATTCAGACTGACATTACCGAGCGCAAACAGGCAGAAGAGGCACTAAGCAAAAGCGAAGCAAAAAATCGCGCTCTTATAAGTGCCATCCCGGATTTGATCTTCCGAATTAGCAAAGATAGCACTTATTTGGACGTCAAAGCAGCTAGAGACTTTGATACGTTCTTACCTGCTCAGGAATTCTTAGGTAAAAAGTTAGACGAGGTTTTGCCCACAGAAGTCGCTGAGAAAGCCAAATACCATGTGGAGCAAGCACTTTCTACGAACGAAATCCAAATCTTCGAGTATCAGCTTCCCAAAAATGGCTATTTGCACGATTACGAGGCGCGGCTAGTTGTCAGTGGGGAAGATGAAGTTTTAGTCATTGTGCGCGATATTAGCGATCGCAAAGCCGCGGAAGAGTCACTAAGACAGCAAACCGAGCGGGAACGACTGCTGAGGGCGATGCTAGAACGCATCCGTCAGTCTTTAAATTTAGACGAGATTCTCAACACGACGGTGTCTGAAGTCCGGCAATTTCTCGCCTCCGATCGAGTGATCGTTTTCCGCTTTCAGCCGGACTGGAGTGGAGTCGTGGTAGTGGAGTCTGTCGCCAACGGTTGGACTCCAATCCTGGGAACAACAATCCACGATCCTTGCTTTGAACAAGTCTATGTCCAGTACCAACAGGGTCGCACTAAAACTATAGAAGATATTTATACAGCCGAGTTGAGTCAGTGTCACATCGATTTACTACATCGGCTTCAAGTTAGAGCCAGCTTGATAGTCCCGATTCTGCAAGGAGAGGAATTGTGGGGACTGCTAATTGCTCATGATTGTTCGCAACCCCGACAGTGGCAACAGTTGGAAATTGATTTGCTTAGTTCACTGGCAACCCAGGTAGCGATCGCAATTCAGCAAGCCGAACTCTACAACCAAATGCAACAGCAAGCTCAGCGCGAGCAAGCACTGAATCGGTCTATTTCTGCAATTCGTAGCTCTCTAGAATTAGAAGTAATTTTTGCCACAGCCACAACGGAAATTGGTCAGCTTTTGCACATCGACCACGTTTCCATCCTGCAATATCTTCCGCAGCGGCAGGTTTGGCTGAATGTGGCACTTTACTATCAAGGTTCCAGTTTGTCGAGCAGGCTGGGTATGGAATTTCCAGATGTAGACAATTTGTTGGGAGGGCAACTCAAGCAGTTACAAGTGGTTTCCATTCACGATACTCAGACTATCGAGGATGAGGGGAATAAGCCTCTAGCAGAGGCTTATCCGGGTGCTTGGTTGTTGGTACCGATACACTTTCAAGGAGACCTCTGGGGAATCTTAACACTATCGATGGAAGGTCGTCCTCGCTACTGGCAAGATTCAGAGGTAGACCTGGTTTGTGCATTCGCGGCTCAACTGGCGATCGCGATTGGGCAATCCACCCTGTTTAAGCAGGTGCAGCAGCTGAACGCCAATCTAGAACGCCAAGTGCAACAACGGACGACCCAACTGCAAAAAGCGCTTGGCTTTGAAGCCGTGCTAAAACGCATCACCGACAAAGTCCGCGATAGTCTCGACGAAAGCCAGATTTTACAGGTAGCCGTTCGAGAGTTAGCGCTTTCATTTAATATGGGCAGCTGTCATGCTTCGCTCTACAACCTGGAGCAAGAAACTGCCACAATTTGCTACGAGTACGCCACCTCAATGCCTTCCTCGCAGGGTCAGGTGATGCAAATGGCAGACTTCCCGGAAATTTACGCTCCTCTACGACAAGGTAAATGTTTCCAATCTTGTTCAATCAGTCCCGACTTTGTCCGGAGTAAGGTGGCGATGTTGGCTTGCCCGATATTGGACGATCAAGGAGTGCTGGGGGATTTGTGGTTATTCCATCGCCCAGACTATACCTTCAAAAAACTAGAGATCCGGCTGGTGCAACAAGTGGCGAATCAATGCGCGATCGCAATCCGTCAAGCCCGATTTTATCAAGCATCCCTGGCACAAGTGGAGGAACTAGAAAAACTCAATCGGCTCAAAGATGAATTCCTCAGCACCGTTTCTCACGAATTACGTTCGCCCGTATCCAACATGAAAATGGCAGCTCAGATGTTGGAAATCACCCTCAAGCGCGAGGGTGTCTTGGATGCCAAAATACCAAAACCCCCTACAGAGGTCAGCAAAGTCAGTCTCTACTTGCAGATATTGCAGAAGGAATGCAAACGGGAAACCGATTTAATCAACGATTTGCTTGATTTACAACGCCTAGAGGCAGGGACGCGACCCCTGGATTTAGACGTCATCGAACTTCATCTCTGGTTGCCCCAAATTGTAAAACCTTTTCAAGAGCGTGCCCAAAACCGCCAACAAATCTTGCAGGTTGACATCCCTTCTCAATTACCTCGTTTAGTTTCCGATTCATCTAGTTTGGAACGCATCCTCGCAGAGTTGCTCAACAATGCTTGTAAATACACTCCCCCAGGAGAAAAAATTGTCCTCACCGCCGAAGCGAAATCGGGAACTCTTCAATTGAGTGTCAAAAATTCTGGGGCTGAAATTCCTCAGAGCGAGCTAACCCGGATTTTTGATAAATTTTACCGAGTTCCCAATGCCGATCCCTGGAAGCAAGGCGGAACTGGCTTGGGGCTGGCACTGGTGAAGAAACTGACAGAGCATTTAGGAGGCGAAATCTGGGTTGAGAGTGGATCGGGTCAAACCGGCTTTCTCATAGAGCTACCGATTAATTTTGCTTATAGTTAA
- a CDS encoding GFA family protein, giving the protein MSAQTEEPITYEGGCHCGAVRFRVIVDEHKADDCNCSICRKKGFLHLIVPSERFTLLSGADLLTTYTFNTGVAKHTFCRICGIHPFYRPRSHPESIDVNVRCLDEDVVSRFRIVPFDGVNWEQNVHLIRSEASDTD; this is encoded by the coding sequence ATGAGCGCACAAACAGAAGAACCAATTACCTACGAAGGCGGCTGTCACTGTGGCGCAGTCCGCTTTCGGGTAATCGTTGACGAACATAAGGCAGATGACTGCAACTGTTCCATCTGTAGGAAGAAGGGATTTTTACATCTAATTGTGCCGTCCGAACGTTTTACCTTGCTAAGCGGTGCAGACTTATTGACAACCTACACCTTCAACACGGGTGTTGCTAAGCACACCTTCTGCCGTATTTGTGGGATTCACCCTTTTTATCGTCCCCGTTCCCATCCCGAATCTATTGATGTCAACGTGCGTTGTCTGGATGAGGATGTGGTGTCTCGCTTTCGCATTGTGCCTTTTGATGGGGTTAATTGGGAACAAAACGTACACCTAATTCGCTCTGAAGCATCGGACACGGATTAA
- a CDS encoding CHASE2 domain-containing serine/threonine-protein kinase, with product MIDRLSKGNFHTVRSHLRRTAALILGQPALVVSVVVSLLVLGVRQQGLLETLELGAYDQMMRLRPAEEPDPRILVVAVTEADIQTYKQYPLSDERMHQMLAKLLANEPRTVGLDIYRDLPVEPGHAAFSKLMSSDRRIVPVCAVKESEGPGTPPPPNIADDQAGFADIGRTDSDGVIRRGLLFVSPSAHKPCPNPNSFSFQLVQRYLEKEGIVASDTPPLRWNNTVFKPLEPNDGGYQGLDARGYQILINYRSANRPFNQVTMSQVLNGQFDPSWVKDRIVLIGVTASSIDDAFYTPYSGSQKGNRKMPGVVTHAHLVSQMLSAVLDGRRLFWFWSDWGEALWVLGWSVTGGLMALRLRHPGHLLLGQGAALGVLFGSCWVLFTQAGWVPVVPSAIALVGTAAGVVAYSSHQAEQNQKKIALLVQEQQFNLAQMQALLQQKNQEPQTEEEAEVATAIAPAPLSVLPNRDDYDDDDETQPWQPSLDVITEPERLERQRLLDSSPVKYGDSLRPSLLMGRYKILRPLASGGFGHTYLAEDTMRPGKPQCAVKHLMPALRDEKFLKLAKRLFFTEAAILESLGHHSQIPQLLAYFEENEEFYLIEEFIKGHPLTDELLIDKRLPEAQVVEILCGVLEILVFIHENQVIHRDIKPSNIIRREKDGRLVLIDFGAVKQIQPQEESEQENRTIAIGTRGYTPAEQYDGHPRFSSDIYALGMIGVEAVTGIPPSKLETDRNTGNINWREFASVRDEFAEILDKMVHFHFVTRYQSATEVLQELKRLPSAPA from the coding sequence GTGATAGATCGGCTTTCAAAGGGGAATTTCCATACAGTGCGATCGCACCTAAGACGCACTGCTGCCTTAATCTTGGGACAACCAGCACTGGTGGTCAGTGTGGTGGTCTCCCTCTTAGTGCTGGGAGTCCGGCAACAAGGTCTGCTGGAGACGCTGGAACTAGGTGCTTATGACCAGATGATGCGGTTACGACCAGCCGAAGAGCCAGATCCCCGGATCTTGGTAGTTGCTGTTACCGAAGCAGACATCCAAACCTACAAGCAATATCCCCTGTCTGACGAACGAATGCATCAGATGCTGGCAAAACTGCTGGCAAACGAGCCGCGTACTGTCGGGCTAGATATTTATCGCGATTTGCCAGTAGAACCAGGTCATGCGGCATTCTCCAAGCTGATGAGTAGCGATCGCCGCATCGTTCCGGTGTGTGCCGTCAAAGAGTCGGAAGGTCCTGGCACTCCACCACCACCCAATATTGCTGATGACCAGGCTGGCTTTGCCGATATCGGGAGGACTGATTCTGATGGCGTTATCCGTCGGGGTTTGTTATTTGTCTCTCCCTCCGCTCACAAGCCTTGTCCTAACCCGAACTCCTTTAGCTTCCAACTGGTTCAACGTTACTTGGAAAAAGAAGGAATCGTTGCTTCAGACACCCCACCTCTCCGTTGGAACAACACTGTCTTCAAACCTCTGGAGCCTAATGATGGAGGATATCAAGGTCTGGATGCACGGGGGTACCAAATCCTCATCAATTACCGCTCTGCCAATCGCCCTTTTAACCAGGTAACGATGAGTCAAGTCCTCAACGGTCAGTTTGACCCTAGCTGGGTAAAAGACCGCATCGTTCTCATCGGGGTTACTGCTTCCAGCATTGATGACGCTTTCTATACTCCCTACAGCGGCTCACAGAAGGGAAATCGGAAAATGCCTGGGGTTGTCACTCATGCCCATCTGGTAAGCCAGATGCTCAGTGCTGTCCTGGATGGACGTCGTTTATTTTGGTTCTGGTCGGATTGGGGAGAAGCTTTGTGGGTGCTGGGTTGGTCTGTAACTGGCGGGTTGATGGCTTTGCGGCTGCGGCATCCAGGGCACTTGTTACTGGGACAGGGAGCCGCGCTGGGTGTCCTGTTTGGGTCGTGTTGGGTGCTGTTTACCCAGGCGGGATGGGTGCCAGTGGTTCCCTCTGCGATCGCGTTGGTGGGTACAGCTGCCGGTGTCGTGGCTTATAGCTCTCACCAAGCCGAACAAAATCAGAAAAAAATCGCGCTTCTGGTTCAGGAACAGCAATTCAACCTGGCGCAGATGCAAGCACTTCTCCAACAGAAGAATCAGGAACCACAGACTGAGGAAGAAGCAGAGGTAGCAACTGCGATCGCGCCAGCTCCCCTATCAGTTCTGCCTAATCGCGATGATTATGATGATGATGATGAGACTCAGCCGTGGCAGCCTAGCTTAGATGTAATTACAGAACCTGAGCGACTGGAGCGCCAGCGATTATTAGATTCCTCTCCCGTAAAGTACGGCGACTCCCTGCGACCATCTCTATTGATGGGACGCTACAAGATTCTTCGACCTCTGGCTTCGGGCGGGTTTGGTCATACGTATTTAGCCGAAGATACCATGCGACCTGGTAAGCCCCAGTGTGCGGTTAAGCATTTAATGCCTGCGCTTCGGGATGAAAAATTCTTGAAATTGGCAAAACGGCTATTTTTTACAGAAGCCGCCATTCTGGAAAGCTTGGGGCACCATTCTCAGATTCCGCAGTTACTTGCCTATTTTGAAGAAAACGAAGAATTCTATTTAATTGAAGAATTTATTAAAGGTCATCCGCTCACGGATGAACTATTGATAGATAAGCGCCTACCGGAAGCGCAAGTGGTGGAAATCCTGTGCGGGGTGCTGGAAATTCTGGTATTTATCCATGAAAATCAAGTCATCCACCGGGATATTAAGCCGAGTAATATTATTCGCCGAGAAAAAGACGGTCGCTTAGTTTTAATTGACTTTGGTGCCGTGAAACAGATTCAGCCCCAAGAAGAAAGCGAACAGGAAAACCGCACCATTGCTATCGGCACCCGTGGTTATACTCCGGCTGAGCAATACGACGGACACCCTAGGTTCAGCAGTGATATCTACGCCTTGGGCATGATTGGGGTGGAGGCAGTGACGGGGATACCGCCTAGTAAGCTGGAAACTGACCGGAACACCGGCAACATTAATTGGCGCGAATTTGCCTCAGTGCGAGACGAATTTGCCGAGATTTTGGATAAGATGGTGCACTTCCACTTTGTGACTCGTTACCAGTCAGCTACAGAGGTGCTACAGGAGTTGAAACGGCTTCCTAGCGCTCCCGCGTAA
- the bchI gene encoding magnesium chelatase ATPase subunit I yields the protein MSPTASASPTARRVVFPFTAIVGQEEMKLALLLNVIDPYIGGVMIMGDRGTGKSTTIRALADLLPEIEVVADDPFNSHPRDPDLMSDSVRDRLAKQEEIPVAHKKVTMVDLPLGATEDRVCGTIDIEKALSQGVRAFEPGLLAKANRGILYVDEVNLLDDHLVDVLLDSAASGWNTVEREGISIRHPARFVLVGSGNPEEGELRPQLLDRFGMHAEIRTVKEPALRVEIVEQRAEFDQNPPKFLEKYLPQQQALQQKLVSAQERLSSVTMDYDLRVKISEVCSELDVDGLRGDMVTNRAARAIAALEGRTEVTVDDIHRIITLCLRHRLRKDPLESIDSGYKVEKVFGRVFGLEAPSAETNAATANGVRQSVR from the coding sequence GTGAGTCCGACAGCCTCAGCGTCCCCTACGGCACGCCGTGTCGTTTTTCCTTTCACTGCTATCGTGGGTCAGGAAGAGATGAAACTGGCCTTGCTGCTGAATGTGATTGACCCCTACATTGGCGGCGTGATGATTATGGGCGATCGCGGAACGGGCAAATCCACCACGATCCGGGCTTTGGCTGACCTGTTGCCAGAAATCGAAGTCGTTGCCGATGACCCGTTTAATAGTCATCCAAGAGACCCCGATTTGATGAGCGACAGCGTGCGCGATCGCTTGGCGAAACAGGAAGAAATTCCCGTCGCCCACAAAAAAGTGACGATGGTTGACCTGCCGCTCGGTGCGACAGAAGACCGCGTCTGCGGCACTATCGACATTGAAAAAGCTTTATCCCAAGGAGTCAGAGCCTTTGAACCTGGACTCCTCGCGAAAGCCAACCGAGGCATTCTCTATGTGGATGAAGTCAACCTACTTGACGACCACCTAGTCGATGTGCTGCTCGACTCAGCGGCAAGCGGCTGGAACACCGTCGAACGGGAAGGAATTTCTATCCGTCACCCGGCGAGATTTGTGCTAGTCGGTTCCGGCAACCCGGAAGAAGGCGAACTGCGACCTCAACTGCTTGACCGCTTTGGAATGCACGCAGAAATTCGCACGGTGAAGGAACCGGCGCTGCGAGTGGAAATTGTAGAGCAACGGGCTGAGTTTGACCAAAATCCCCCGAAGTTTCTGGAAAAATATCTTCCGCAGCAACAAGCATTGCAACAAAAGCTCGTCAGCGCTCAGGAACGCCTGTCCTCGGTGACGATGGACTATGACTTGCGGGTGAAAATCTCCGAAGTTTGTTCGGAGTTGGATGTAGACGGCTTACGGGGCGATATGGTTACGAACCGAGCCGCTCGCGCGATCGCTGCCCTAGAAGGACGCACTGAAGTCACCGTAGACGATATCCACCGCATCATCACCCTGTGTCTGCGTCACCGGCTCCGCAAAGACCCCTTGGAGTCGATTGATTCCGGCTATAAGGTAGAAAAAGTGTTTGGTCGCGTCTTTGGACTGGAAGCGCCCTCAGCAGAAACCAACGCAGCTACAGCGAATGGAGTTCGTCAGAGTGTTCGGTAA
- a CDS encoding ABC transporter ATP-binding protein gives MAEPLIELKGISKSFGNNVILDGVDLTIYRDDALAIIGPSGTGKSTILRIIAGLLAPDSGEVYILGKRRRGLIEDAEDPLGIGMVFQQAALFDSLTVEENVGFLLFQRSKLSRRRIRELVEEKLEMVGLPGVSDRYPSQLSGGMRKRVSFARAIMSNPDHPQDNPEVLLYDEPTAGLDPIASTVIEDLVRQLQEIPDSCSSYVMVTHQESTIRRTADRVIFLYQGQVQWEGAVSEIDTTQNPIVQQFFSGSVTGPIHVIG, from the coding sequence ATGGCAGAGCCACTCATCGAACTGAAGGGAATTTCTAAATCCTTTGGCAACAATGTCATCTTAGATGGGGTCGATCTGACAATTTATCGGGACGATGCGCTGGCAATTATTGGCCCCTCCGGGACTGGTAAATCGACGATTTTGCGGATTATTGCGGGACTTTTGGCTCCTGATTCTGGTGAAGTTTATATCCTGGGAAAGCGACGTCGCGGCTTAATTGAAGATGCCGAAGATCCCCTTGGAATTGGGATGGTGTTCCAACAAGCGGCTTTATTCGATTCGCTGACGGTGGAAGAAAATGTCGGCTTTCTGCTGTTTCAGCGTTCTAAACTGTCGCGTCGGCGGATACGAGAATTGGTGGAGGAAAAGCTAGAGATGGTTGGGTTGCCAGGGGTTAGCGATCGCTACCCCTCGCAATTATCGGGTGGAATGCGAAAGCGGGTGAGTTTCGCCCGTGCGATTATGTCCAATCCAGACCATCCCCAAGACAACCCAGAAGTTTTACTCTATGATGAGCCTACTGCTGGTCTTGACCCCATTGCTTCCACAGTGATTGAAGATTTAGTTCGTCAGTTGCAGGAAATACCAGACAGTTGTAGCAGTTATGTCATGGTGACGCACCAAGAAAGCACCATTCGCCGCACTGCTGACCGAGTGATATTTCTCTATCAGGGACAGGTACAGTGGGAAGGTGCCGTCAGCGAGATTGATACCACCCAAAATCCTATCGTTCAACAATTTTTTAGTGGAAGTGTAACCGGCCCAATTCACGTCATCGGCTAA